One Gadus morhua chromosome 1, gadMor3.0, whole genome shotgun sequence DNA segment encodes these proteins:
- the LOC115553512 gene encoding fibromodulin-like — MRAAGLLFMVCLVDLNLAQGVNQLQWLAQLRGRWRQPQALWANGQDQDCPLECDCPAKYPAAMYCHGRNLHHVPYVPSHIKYVYLQRNHITGIQDGVFDNATNLVWLVLFQNRLNSDKIGKNVFGKLRHLERLYLDHNELSRVPSNLPKSIKELRLGNNQISKIQAESFEGMTELASLQLHANVIEDVGGAFKGLKSLAVLDMRKNNLREMPKSLPESLHQLYLGSNKIESVPADFLSMHPKLQFLRLSSNMLTDEGIPSNVFNVSTLVELDLSHNKLERIPMLSRDLEYLYLEANRIKEFSLSSFCSVVDMTNFSKLRVLRLDANKISARDIPTEAVYCLRLAASINV, encoded by the exons ATGCGGGCTGCGGGGCTCCTcttcatggtgtgtctggtggacCTGAACTTGGCCCAAGGGGTCAACCAGTTGCAGTGGTTGGCCCAGCTGCGGGGCCGCTGGCGCCAGCCTCAGGCCCTCTGGGCCAACGGCCAGGACCAAGACTGCCCCCTGGAGTGCGACTGTCCCGCCAAGTACCCCGCCGCCATGTACTGCCACGGCCGCAACCTGCACCACGTGCCCTACGTCCCCTCGCACATCAAGTACGTCTACCTGCAGAGGAACCACATCACGGGCATCCAGGACGGGGTGTTCGACAACGCCACCAACCTGGTCTGGCTGGTGCTGTTTCAGAACCGCCTCAACTCCGACAAAATCGGGAAGAACGTGTTCGGGAAGCTGAGGCACCTGGAACGCCTCTACTTGGATCACAACGAGCTCAGCCGTGTCCCGTCCAACCTGCCCAAGTCCATCAAGGAGCTCCGCCTTGGCAACAACCAGATCTCCAAGATCCAGGCGGAGTCCTTCGAGGGCATGACCGAGCTGGCCAGTCTTCAGCTCCACGCCAACGTCATCGAGGACGTTGGAGGGGCGTTCAAGGGGCTGAAGTCTCTGGCCGTACTGGACATGAGGAAGAACAACCTTCGCGAGATGCCCAAGAGCCTTCCGGAGAGCCTCCACCAGCTTTATCTGGGCTCTAATAAGATAGAGAGCGTTCCTGCCGACTTTCTGAGCATGCATCCCAAATTGCAGTTCTTAAGGTTGAGTAGTAACATGCTAACAGATGAGGGTATTCCATCCAATGTGTTTAATGTGAGCACGCTGGTGGAACTGGACCTTTCCCACAACAAACTGGAAAGGATCCCCATGTTGAGCAGGGACCTGGAGTACCTCTACCTAGAGGCCAATCGTATTAAAG AATTCTCTTTGAGCAGTTTTTGCAGTGTGGTAGACATGACCAACTTCTCAAAATTGAGAGTGCTGCGTTTGGATGCAAATAAGATTAGTGCCAGAGACATTCCAACTGAAGCCGTCTACTGTTTGCGCCTTGCTGCCTCCATAAATGTTTAG